TTATGCGGATTTATGGAAGGAAGAGCTTACAGCTTTACAAGGAAATAaggaataataatgattaacataatatgtatgtttttaaaattttttaataaaatattatacaagttatatacaataattttaataatacaatatatgtgagaatgttaaatataaattaatttaatttaatgttgtaaaaattcTAGGTTTCGTCTTCGTGTTATATGTTGAGCACAATGCTCCGACGGTGAATAAAGCCCCGACTATTAAACAACCTCCACTGTACacgtaaaactaaaaaaataaaatgtatttttgtatagctACAATATCTCACGAGCCTATAGTAGTTATAcacaatatgaaaaacaaataattacaaaaactagATATTTTTCctcaaattatgaaaattgataaatcataattgagatatttttggatataaactataaaccgTATGCAATACGTAGATAGTAAAaaagtagttttatttatCCGAGTATTCAACTTATTTCAACCAAGATGTAAGTAAtagatacatacatatatttgaaattgaacaataattgtccgaaaagtaaaatgtataaataaaacagcatttataaactataataatttattggaaagaatttattattggatAAACCTAATAATgttctataatatagtcagTTTATAATGGCGACttaagtgtataaataataataaaaaataatgttaaataataataataattaattaatttacctgTGTTCTAATGTCCAACATGAGTCCTATAGGACTATTTACAACTACTGTCAAACATGTTTGCAATAAGAGAGACATGAATGTATTAACTCCAAATACCAATGCATAGCTGTCTGCCGGTATATTTTTGGCTACTtcacaactaaaataaataaatatgatttatatgagTTGTTCAAGTATCAACAAAAACGCGtaattgaaatcaaaaaaataatgaataatacaatttatgtttgaaaaaaaaaaataaaactataattgatgctatttataggtatcgtccattaaattaaaaatgtttatttatttcctttatataatatataagtatatttctaaaaacaaataaaaataaaatgtattcatcaaTAAAGTACTATCTacctatgtttaatattattttggattaCTCACTTAGCTGCAGTGgccataatatgataaaatgttcCAAACATAATGTACCCAACATATGcatgtgataataatttttcttgagccattatcaacaataataatccttGACTAAAAGTTAAAGTACCAATTAGCCACCAACTTGGTATTGTTATGATACCAATCAAATAAACTCCCAGAGTaccttaaaaaatacattaatacaatattataaaagtagcCATagcattcatattataaacttttaaaaataaatgtacctaacgatagtacctatatagggctgataaaatattaaacgacaCCAGTAGCATAATTAGGGGGATTTAGGTGGGGCGGCTAAGCTCTTATTTTGAGATTTCAGCATTCCTTTCCatgattgtaaaattaattaaaaaaaaatttaaaaacacattttattgttattacgatGATTAATCTCATAATTGTACTGttcagtataaatatattgttatgcttgataaatttttgaaatttgcttAATGGAAGAAAATCAAATCCATTttagaaatagaaatatattattgaataataggaataattatatacgtacttattattgtacatatagcTTCAACTAATCCATTATTGGTCACTTGTAAATCCGTGCCATTTCGGTATATTTCTTGCCATAATGATTGGAAATACGCCATACACTGCATAAATTAAcagtgttaaaaattaaaatttaatacttaaaatattttagattataaatatgaaataataaagttaactcaattagtatatattgttataagcaATACATTTGCATtttcatgttatataatttaataataataatgaaaaaaaaatgataaataatatgagttgtattttaaaataggaaCATTaagatttactttttaaagatttacGCCCcaggaaaaattataaatataaacattaaataagtgTTTGAATCATATAGGGCCTATATTATAGGCGCTGTAATTACCGTGTGTATATGCTCTGTTATAGATTTTACGAGACAATGTTTTACAACTGTATGAGAAAGTCACGATGAAAcaaagcatattataaatctatagattataattatatcatacaatacaattattttattaactaaattaaaaaaaaaaattattattcccattaaaaatatgtctcatttcttataaattattcaacttgaatcttgattattaaaaaataaatccgaACCTGATAATAAATGCATGTGCCTAAAGCCCACCAGACGGACCATTGAAGAACATAACGGTTTGTGAAAGCCATAATAAAGTCGGACCACAGTCTTTGACACACAGTTTTTGGTTTGGAAACATTAACATCtacgaattataaatatttatatatttatttatacaatatacatacacataaacataagtattaatagtattatgcaaaatgtgtattttaagtatacatagcTGTTTGTGAGATGTTTATGTGCttcgaaaaaaatgttaaatcacCATATGTTACAGTCAAATTCCACAACccttattattgattttattagtatttgtaaaaaaaaattaagtacctactcatAGGCGCAATTAGGTGGTGGCttagccccccccccccaaatatTTGGCTAGCCttctcaaatattattattatttcagatatTATCAATGCTGCACATtccataaacaaaatatacatgcaTTAAATTTGTTCTAGTCCCTCccccaccaaaaaaaaattgaccctAGTTACGTCTATATAAGTACCATATGGCATAGGTAGGAAATATTGTCGGAAGGAGTTTTGGTatagatatacattaaatttaattcacaatatttattttaaaattgttttgtcttTAATTTCGAGGGGTGTTTGAACACCCAAAACATCCCCCTTACCTACACCCATggtaagtacttatttaactatcataataattaaatttgaaaaacaaatacatcataattgaaatatatatttttaacaatacaatatactttaatatattataatctaatataaaaaagaagttTTGGAGGGCTTCTGGGTATGCCAGTGCCACAATATATCATAGTTTATAGTTAgttctatagttttatatttctatgataaatcattttggattttataatgttattgtataatttcaaaattattaattgttaagcactaggtaatatttacttaaactggaaaacaattagaaaataatgcattcgatttttaatctatactaGTATACATCATCTActactgtatattttaagcttataaggctaacaataaaataaatagaaaattttattttaagaaagaatatattgtttttacctGTGTTAtcttttatgtatgtatgttcaaagttttgatgaaaatatatgCTACTTTTAATTGAAGGTAATCCAAAAGCCCAAAATACTGATACAGTTGCACCTGTAATgaaataggtaagtataatagaagcatgttaatttaattcattataaccCTCTACTtctacaaaacaatataagaataaattgtCTTACCAGCTAAcgttaaatgatttaaataatacacagttaatattttgttatcaatCAATGTTTGAGCAAGCAAAGCCGAAAAAAGTCGGCCAAGAAGACATGCCATCTTCATATGGCTAGAAACAGTtttgtaatactttttatcTACTTTTGAGTAAACGTATGTAAAGTATGCAACTTTACAGGATATCAGTGTGCCGTAAAATACTtccattacctatattaaacaacagttttattagaaattatattaaattgattaatttaaaggtttaataaaatttaacgaaCCTATGGGCTACTTAATCATGTTTAAAGTACCATTATAGACGCGTGTTGTAAGTTACTTTActcgttatttaaataaaattgtatggaaATTACTTTACTTTTCAAATAGCatagtaactatattattataataccaactgttagtattagtataagtataagtatattaattataaaaataaaccgtttaaaaaaaatatcaaatggctataatcatttataacttagcaatgtaaatatttatcatttatcagtaaggattaagtacctatcataaaaataatacctattatattctactataaataaattgtaaataaagtaataaaattgaacagctttatataacactaaatttttaaagtattaaaaataaataactaaagataaaaaataaaaacaaattgtatatactataattaaattcatatgcCTACTATATCtaagtgtttaaaattcattcatacttaataatagtatgaataatatgaaatgtataaacatttaatagtcCACACTAtaagtattcaatattcatagaaAACGTTCTGTGTAAACGTTCTATTTAGAggaatcaaattaaataataaatttaataaattgttcttgTAATTTATGGTGCAATTAGACCTGTCAATATATCGTTGAAAACGGAATTGTGgccagttaaaattaaatatgcatattttagattatacatCCCTAATGCCCGCCCCGAaatctaaacatatttttatagtaactgTATTACGTTAGACTATAAAAATTGCTTATCAAAagtaatttctattatatttttgttacttggaaataattttaataaaattgtttaacgaGTAAATAAAGTAACGCCGTTACAGTAACATTAGcacattattaattcattaaatgtttGGTGATTGTTCGTGAAACCTAGTTCTATTaactaatgaaataaaataagaagctaaggattttaaaattaatatctagtGCTCCAAAtaggattttataatattttgattttgaaaccagttatattgataattttaaaatttaagattatttgtacattatagTGCAAGTGCACTGAACAACATTCACACTACGCAGTCACAATTtccatttaagaaaaaaaatatttatatgattttatatggttcaaaatttttttgtttaacttttgatttcaagtattttttcttttaatatctatttttaacaacTTAGTAAGGTTAAATAGGTATAGACGGTATAGtgctagaaaaaaaattaaaattaaatgtctaTGCAATTTATATGCTAaggatttttttaaagattttagtttaattattcaaaaaataattattaggtataagtgTAGTTGTAGCAAGTAATACAAATTAGTACATAAAgtacgttatttttataaaaacatcaaaattatataaatatttatcttgtgAGATGAACTTTTGtacaatttagatattttaacagCTTAATAAcaagtaattacattttaaataattatttaatgacttACCTACCATCATATTAGTCTTTGATCgagtaaaaatcaataatatttgaacagtGAAACTTGATAGCGCATTCAGGACAACAattggtttataatataaataatcagtaatcaaaaatatgataattgtaACGCCAAGACAAGTATAAGTTGATACTGGAAATATTTCTTGATTCACCTAAagtgaaaatgtaattaaaaatctttaatgttatattaattaaaaactcacTTCTTGATTAGTAAAATTCATTGGTGGATTTGTCaagtattgaataatataaggaTCTGCGGGTCGAAATTCTTTCAGAAACCCAAATACAGCAATCCATATAGACTGAATTAACCATTtctccatttttaaaaatattattgaaatgattttttaaactctAGAACATTTTTCTAGTTGTACAGCAGACTTCTGTTAAGAATCATTCAAACATACTGCACGTGTatcttatatgtatttatattttgaactcaagtaggtacctacctattaagataagataaatacataaatgaattataattagagTTCGAGACTTAAAGCatatatattgtcatatatatatgaccaataaatttaaaaatacctatgcgttaaaaataaaacaagcacttaaaaaataattaatagaacggattttattagatatgaaaaaaagtttttttatttttattatttgacattttaatattataattataaatatataaatcaaatttcttaaaaattagtttttgaatgttttgaagaaaaaacatAGACGTATgcataattaagtaaatatttatactaaaaatatgttgttattgttataataaaatgcttaTCTTATCATTGGTTAGCATTGAGCTATTAGATTTTGTTGAAAGTTATCAAATAGAAAAGCTTTCATATTATCGgctatagattataggtaatagACTAATATGTCGTAAATGAACGTTCTACGTCAACAGATGTTATTGGAACATTATtggatgtatatattatttgaataatactatattattgtatgtaagaTCTTCTGCTATTGAATTAAGGCTAATATAGGTTCTCCTCTGgtgatcaattaaaattttttgtcttaaaataattaaaccttggttttttattaataatatattctctgtttttttttttaacactgcAATGCAATGAGAtcctattgtaaattatataattttgtttcaatatccTCAATACTTTTAAGCGAATTTGCGTATGAAACATCTTGTGTTTGTAGTTGTTTAATAGCTACAGTTAATACTTCAAAATCGAATTTGATATGTTACAGTTAAGTGTTGAATCAGATAGTTtatgaaacaattaaaacgtgtaagtaatgtacataatttatgctttaacttgttataatattaattacatatctGGCATCAATTCGTTAATGTGTAAAACAGTcaaactgtaaaaaatatggtCACCTAACCGTCCTAACCAATAACGTTGAGTCGCCCATGCGATGTTCTATCTTTCGTTTTCTTTGCAGCGTCTAAACGCAGCATCAGGcgcattgttatttgttactaGATACATGCATTTTATATGTGACTGTTTTTTTACTTGCGTCTAACGCAGCGCGTTGGTAAATATCGCAGTACGTCCGTCATATTTGATTAACCTCTACGTCAccggtaaatattaaaattttgttattatacgtctaaaaatcaatacatgtATTGATGATACATAGTATacttaatgtgtatattagaCATCTAAAATAGACATTAGTAACACACAGTAAATTCCCGTTCTATGCGtccatattttctataaaaataagtttaaatgtataatactaatcCATAGTttgacatataaataatttaacaatcatAAAGTCAAATATATAGGAATATGTGTATaagctaaataatatactatgtattactaaaataataaagttgttAATCTTAAGGAAAAATAGCAAAGAACCGTGCCCCTTATACTATCAACTATATTTCTGTTGAAAATGACAATTTAGAAAAAGAAATGTTGCCcaatttttagatttgtatgaataaaagtttgttaaaaattattcagttcAGGATTCCAGGATGTATTACCtagattacaatattattggtcaaatattaagtatataacaattacaattatcTCTGGTgactaatgaaaataatacaaaattagtttttataggattttttttattgacccTCACCCCATttcacatttgaaaaatacggACTACGCCATTGAATGAacttatgtaaattgtatacctacagtatacacacagtcagtgtttttacaaaaattggtTAATAATGTGTACTTAATAACATTCTCTATGATTCGAATTGGctcgtaaacaatatttttcggattttttttttcatcttgtGGTTTTTAAATCtgctttattaaaataccagCCACTAacacctatataattaaaaaagtcatATTCCACGGCCGATGGTCTATTGAATTCATTTCCTGTACTACAGTCTACAGCTGTATACGGTATGATGGCCTGtaatgttttcataatattaaattaagcttATAGTTctgtgtgtatactgtatattattgtgcttACAATTTAACCTTACGCagctatacctattatttacctaaattatatttatatacctactgattGCAGTGCTagttatatagatacctactgtaataatactacatactgtgtgtgtgtgcatagTCCATGTTCTGtacatatataacaatattgatgGACGGTGGTAGTAGCCATCGTATACGGTTTTAAGTCGTGTTTTCGTGTGGAAATGTTTATGGTTTTATGGTCGAGTGTATGTATCGAACCCGCTACGCATTTATGAATCATTTCGTATATTTTCGTGTACATAGAGATGCACCTGCCGACAAAAGAAACTAACGTcttgtgtaattattttatatacgtctTAGTCCACGGTCGGGGACGTctgtatacatacaataatattatatatacaacataatccCGTACATAAAGGATAAACGATTGGACCACACGTGGGGTATATGATGCGTATACGGCGTACCTACACGTTCAACTcgcataatatgtgtattatgagCACTTCACTAAAAGGTTAATGCAGCGGACTGCGAGGGCAGCTATATGCACAATCCAGTCATCCAGAATATTGTCGTGCAGCTATATTGTGGTCAATCCGTAAAGGTTGTGGAGGATACGAAAATATCCTGCAGCACGTAGTCCCTAAGGATGCAGGCTTTACAGATTTGAGGGGGAcgcttgtatataatatacacgagtTGAAAGTTCCTATTCCTTATCGTCAAGGTGAGAAGTTGTGAAAGGCTATTTTGTTCATCTTATACGCTTTCtctgtatttacaaaattgttaaaaaaaattcaaatttcttaATCTGAAGGATTTAATATATGaaacttgtattattaatattaaatagtaaatttattcatgACTCGCTCATtcccaaattaataatttttaatagaagaaaatagaaattttatgatattagaaTAGAAATACGTTTTTCCAAATGTGTTTATACTGATcttacttcaaaaaaataaataatgatataatattataatttgtaataaaactataaataataactgatatgtggtataatcattaattgcGAATAAGGTGACACGTAGTCCagaaaaagaagaaatatTCTTACATTCGATTAgcattacaacaatatatttttctgtgcGAATACCTAAGAGTTGATTAGTGGTCGATTATTGAAGCAGGTAGTCGTTTATTCTCCAGTTCGAACGGgtcattatgaatatattataaatcataatattttattgtatgtatttagaaacaaaaattaaatgtaaaaacaaacataataaaattaaaattaaaatgctgtAATATAGTAAATGGTATTACAAGGTCCATTACCTACATACAAtgacataacaaaataattgattttataatacatacataatataaatataatacaatacgaaAAATATGCGCCCATtcgttttaataacataacttTCTAAGAATGCATTTGAAATTTACAACTGATTCCTAGAAAggattggaaaaatattaaattttgtttttatgatattgaaactatttattaagtatgtataccaataaatttaatatattttattgaatttcacTTTTACCAATTATCGATTTTTGAGTTctgaattattgataaattacaaagactatcaataatatgtaaaaacactaaaaatgtatagtattatatcatCACCTATATTTAATCACTAGACATCCATGTTTGTGtattactgtaaataattaattacttaaatttttaagtaatttttaatttaactaaattgttaatgtaaaaatgGATTCAGCctgtaaatcataatataaataaatatatggccAAGTACaatcaattattaagtacTAAAGACAGGATTAATaagtttttgcatatttttacttagACTATGTCACTAcggtattatatgatttaattgttTGAGTTAACTGATTTCTCGACGTTTCATTTTGCAACTTATaactatgtacattttattttgcttaaaaatgtatgattattcctataatattactaaatatttattttagttaaacaataaaaattaacaaaacggcaatgttaaaaatgatatgtattatgcttcgaaatataaattgaatttgataatcaaataaaagacTAAAATTTTAGTGACCATATTGTTAATAACCAACAACATTGTTAATGACTTGatgtagtaggtatacatattttgtatgccATGCTCATTGCTCATTAAACAAatacttaattcaaaaaattcaatttagagttgtagataggtatatacagaacatactaaaaagtaattttttcaagtgttacatagtatatacagacgtttttatttcttttaaatattaatataattgtgttgttattgtaaagatcataaatcattaaatataatataattattaaattatttttgcaaattttattataatttattagattaaacgaaaaaaaaattataatttttattttgggtATGTACTATACAACATAGAATAATAACATCTTATTCAGAACAATAATAGGACATACAAAACCTGCTTTGAATCATCTGTATTCTgtatatatttgcattttgtagtcatttaaaaaatgatacctatagatattaaaatacatgtatttaataaaaatatattctgaacggaaaatcatacataatatatagctcGTGGATATTAagatacctactaataataaatgtaattttattagagtgcagataatattatgtgtttaaaataaaaattatttataaaaatattataacgtcagTGTTAATTTAACTATCACGATTCCTAGCAATGTTTAAGGTGTAAATTGATCATAATTCACAGACCCgaaggatatattatattcgagcGGTATCCATTGAtgaggaataataatatatctcttTTCACACAACAATAAAACGCACGCGTTTACAACAAACAATTGGTATAATGTACTGTAATGggtgcaataaaataaaagaagtcTCCACCTACTGACCACCAAGTCATTTCTGTCGGTGGGACCGTTcgaaaatttctaaaattttacctGCCCAGTCACTGGGCACTCAGGTGTGAACGAGACAACACTAATGTGAGAAACAAAAATGTGCGTTACTTGTTAATTGTGTTTTCGTGTATTGAATAATTCTTGGTCCAATTGTGTTTGTatcaagaaaaca
The DNA window shown above is from Aphis gossypii isolate Hap1 chromosome 2, ASM2018417v2, whole genome shotgun sequence and carries:
- the LOC114130455 gene encoding thiamine transporter 1-like, which gives rise to MEKWLIQSIWIAVFGFLKEFRPADPYIIQYLTNPPMNFTNQEVNQEIFPVSTYTCLGVTIIIFLITDYLYYKPIVVLNALSSFTVQILLIFTRSKTNMMVMEVFYGTLISCKVAYFTYVYSKVDKKYYKTVSSHMKMACLLGRLFSALLAQTLIDNKILTVYYLNHLTLAGATVSVFWAFGLPSIKSSIYFHQNFEHTYIKDNTDVNVSKPKTVCQRLWSDFIMAFTNRYVLQWSVWWALGTCIYYQCMAYFQSLWQEIYRNGTDLQVTNNGLVEAICTIISTLGVYLIGIITIPSWWLIGTLTFSQGLLLLIMAQEKLLSHAYVGYIMFGTFYHIMATAANCEVAKNIPADSYALVFGVNTFMSLLLQTCLTVVVNSPIGLMLDIRTQFYVYSGGCLIVGALFTVGALCSTYNTKTKPRIFTTLN